One window of the Candidatus Stoquefichus sp. SB1 genome contains the following:
- a CDS encoding KH domain-containing protein → MDYVKTLHDIASELVSDKNKLEVRQMPSLEDDTIVLYVYAAHDDIAKLIGRKGMMANSIRQLMSVSGRLHDKKLDIKFESYGE, encoded by the coding sequence GTGGATTATGTAAAAACTTTGCATGATATTGCTAGTGAATTGGTCAGTGACAAGAATAAATTAGAAGTAAGACAGATGCCATCTTTAGAAGATGATACAATTGTTTTATATGTTTATGCGGCACATGATGATATTGCTAAGCTTATTGGCAGAAAAGGTATGATGGCTAATTCTATTCGTCAATTAATGTCTGTAAGTGGACGTTTACATGATAAGAAATTAGATATCAAATTTGAATCTTATGGAGAATAG
- the lepB gene encoding signal peptidase I, translated as MSEKNKKWLYSLLEMLAVIVITIGIFKFVVIPVRIDGISMENTLHDKSIAMINAIGVKEENIHRFDIVVIYSETLKEKIIKRVIGMPGDTIEFKDDILYVNNQETPQDFLDKDFVEESKITYNAKNFTDDFKVTVNEGEYFVMGDNRLRSTDSRDLGAFTIDDIIGMKGLVIFPFDDVQWIK; from the coding sequence ATGAGTGAAAAGAATAAGAAGTGGCTATATTCATTACTGGAAATGTTAGCTGTTATCGTTATAACAATAGGGATTTTTAAATTTGTGGTCATTCCAGTGAGAATTGATGGTATTTCAATGGAAAATACTTTACATGATAAAAGTATAGCTATGATTAATGCAATTGGAGTCAAAGAAGAAAATATTCATCGATTTGATATTGTTGTGATTTATAGTGAAACTTTAAAAGAAAAAATCATTAAAAGAGTTATTGGGATGCCAGGAGATACAATTGAATTTAAAGATGATATTTTATATGTGAATAATCAAGAAACACCACAGGATTTTTTAGATAAAGATTTCGTTGAAGAATCAAAAATAACATATAATGCAAAAAACTTTACTGATGATTTTAAAGTGACAGTCAATGAAGGAGAGTATTTTGTAATGGGGGATAATCGTTTAAGATCAACTGATTCAAGAGATTTGGGTGCTTTTACAATTGATGATATTATTGGTATGAAAGGACTTGTTATCTTTCCTTTTGATGATGTTCAATGGATAAAATAG
- the rplS gene encoding 50S ribosomal protein L19 produces MNMQLVQEITKKQLRKDVPDFKAGDTVKVYVKIQEGDKTRIQLFEGVCIARKGGGISETFTVRKISYQVGVERTFPIHSPIIDRIEVAKIGKVRRAKLHYLRGLSGKAARIKEIRK; encoded by the coding sequence ATGAATATGCAATTAGTACAAGAAATTACTAAGAAACAATTAAGAAAAGATGTTCCTGATTTTAAAGCTGGGGATACAGTTAAAGTTTATGTTAAAATTCAAGAGGGAGATAAAACACGTATTCAGTTATTTGAAGGTGTTTGTATTGCTAGAAAAGGTGGAGGAATTTCTGAAACTTTTACTGTTAGAAAGATTTCTTACCAAGTTGGTGTAGAAAGAACTTTCCCAATTCATTCTCCAATTATTGATAGAATTGAAGTTGCTAAAATCGGTAAAGTTCGTAGAGCTAAATTACATTACTTACGTGGATTATCTGGTAAAGCTGCAAGAATTAAAGAAATTCGTAAATAG
- the topA gene encoding type I DNA topoisomerase: protein MGKNLVIVESPSKSKTIEKYLGADYEVTSSKGHIRDLATTGKGGLGVDIEDSFKPNYVINKEKKDVVKELKKCVKDADYVYLATDPDREGEAISWHLAEVLGLDQTLTNRVVFNEVTRDAVIDALNHPRTIDQNLVKSQETRRVLDRIIGFKLSKLLQKKIKSKSAGRVQSVALRLICEREKEIEAFIPEEYWRVKAMFEKDDISFEAELAKYQNKKIELKNAEETQHVYESLNKEFIVSDVKKTQKKRASKPPFITSTLQQEASSKLNFKAKRTMMIAQKLYEGIDIGEETVGLITYMRTDSIRLSDTFIDEAKHYIQEKYGKDYVGSVKVSKKKENVQDAHEGIRPTSVMRTPESMKEYLTADELKLYSLIYARAVASLMAPAKLNATTVALDNNGYEFKASGSVIAFDGYLRVYSAYEKQTDEFLPEVNVSEALLSQDIQKSQHFTKPPARYTEAKLIRELEELGIGRPSTYASILDTIVTRQYVEMADKAFKPTDSGILTNDKLVEFFDSIINVEYTAQMEKELDEIAEGEDDYVHALTTFEDKFEPLLENAYDKMEQIQPEKTGEQCPECGGDLVIRKGRYGTFVACSNYPTCKYIKKDPEEVEYTGETCPKCGSPMIFKKGRYGKFEACSNYPECKYIKNEKKKAEPVMTDEVCPNCGSPIVIKKGRFGEFKACSAYPKCKTIIK from the coding sequence ATGGGTAAGAATTTAGTGATTGTCGAATCACCTTCAAAATCCAAAACGATTGAAAAATATTTGGGTGCTGATTATGAGGTGACTTCTTCAAAAGGACATATTAGAGACTTGGCCACAACCGGAAAAGGTGGTTTAGGTGTAGATATAGAAGATAGTTTTAAACCAAACTATGTCATAAATAAAGAGAAAAAAGATGTTGTTAAAGAATTAAAAAAATGTGTAAAAGATGCTGATTATGTTTATTTAGCAACTGACCCTGACCGTGAAGGAGAAGCTATTTCATGGCATTTGGCTGAAGTGCTAGGGTTGGATCAGACTTTAACAAATCGTGTGGTTTTTAATGAGGTTACACGTGATGCTGTTATTGATGCATTAAATCATCCGCGTACGATTGATCAAAATCTTGTGAAATCACAAGAGACACGTCGAGTTTTAGATAGAATTATTGGATTTAAGCTTTCTAAATTATTACAAAAGAAAATTAAATCAAAATCAGCAGGTCGTGTTCAATCAGTTGCTTTGCGATTGATTTGTGAAAGAGAAAAAGAAATTGAAGCATTTATTCCTGAAGAATACTGGCGTGTAAAAGCGATGTTTGAAAAAGATGATATTTCTTTTGAAGCAGAGCTGGCTAAATATCAGAATAAAAAAATTGAATTGAAAAATGCTGAAGAGACACAACATGTTTATGAATCTTTAAATAAAGAATTTATTGTCTCAGATGTGAAAAAGACACAAAAGAAACGTGCGTCTAAGCCACCGTTCATTACTTCAACTTTACAGCAGGAAGCTTCTTCTAAATTGAATTTTAAAGCAAAAAGAACAATGATGATTGCTCAAAAGTTATATGAAGGTATTGACATTGGAGAAGAAACCGTTGGGTTAATTACTTATATGAGAACGGATTCTATTCGTTTGTCTGATACATTTATTGATGAAGCTAAACATTATATTCAAGAAAAATATGGCAAAGATTATGTTGGAAGTGTGAAAGTTTCTAAGAAAAAAGAAAATGTCCAGGATGCACATGAAGGAATTCGTCCAACGAGTGTTATGCGTACTCCTGAAAGTATGAAAGAATATTTAACAGCTGATGAATTGAAACTTTATTCACTGATTTATGCCAGAGCTGTTGCTTCATTAATGGCACCAGCAAAATTAAATGCAACAACTGTCGCTTTAGATAATAATGGTTATGAATTCAAAGCCAGTGGTTCGGTTATTGCTTTTGATGGATATTTAAGAGTTTATAGTGCTTATGAAAAACAAACAGATGAATTTTTACCTGAAGTCAATGTATCAGAAGCGCTCTTAAGTCAAGATATTCAAAAATCTCAGCACTTTACAAAACCACCAGCAAGATATACAGAAGCAAAATTGATTAGAGAATTAGAAGAATTAGGTATTGGACGACCAAGTACTTATGCAAGTATTCTTGATACAATCGTCACAAGACAATATGTAGAAATGGCTGATAAGGCATTTAAACCAACCGATTCAGGAATTCTTACAAATGATAAACTGGTTGAATTCTTTGATAGTATTATTAATGTTGAATACACTGCGCAAATGGAAAAAGAGTTAGATGAAATTGCTGAAGGTGAAGATGATTATGTTCATGCTTTAACAACTTTTGAAGATAAGTTTGAACCTTTATTAGAAAATGCATATGATAAAATGGAACAAATTCAGCCTGAAAAAACGGGTGAGCAATGTCCAGAATGTGGTGGAGATTTGGTTATTCGTAAAGGAAGATATGGAACATTTGTAGCATGTTCAAATTATCCAACTTGTAAATACATTAAAAAGGATCCTGAAGAAGTTGAATATACTGGGGAAACATGTCCAAAATGTGGTAGTCCAATGATCTTTAAAAAAGGTCGTTATGGTAAATTTGAGGCATGTTCAAATTATCCAGAATGTAAATATATCAAGAATGAAAAGAAAAAAGCTGAACCAGTGATGACTGATGAAGTTTGTCCAAATTGTGGTAGTCCAATAGTCATTAAAAAAGGGCGTTTTGGTGAATTTAAAGCTTGTTCTGCATATCCAAAGTGTAAAACAATTATTAAGTAG
- a CDS encoding ribonuclease HII: MCKRLEYEQSAYALGKKYVIGLDEAGRGPMAGPLVVGAVIFEKGYYNDMINDSKQLSEKKRDILYDIIIRDALAYQIEIIDVEEVDRLNVYQASKKGMLDAIKHISIHPDYALSDAMPLGDAIEHQAIVKGDSLSLSIGAASILAKVTRDRIMKEYDLIYPEYGFAKHKGYPTKQHKEALKTYGVTPIHRRSFQPVIDVLNEQLVLEL, from the coding sequence ATGTGTAAACGATTAGAGTATGAACAATCAGCATATGCTTTAGGAAAAAAGTATGTCATCGGTTTGGATGAGGCTGGTCGTGGACCAATGGCAGGACCTTTGGTTGTTGGGGCAGTTATTTTTGAAAAAGGGTATTATAATGATATGATTAATGATTCAAAACAACTGTCAGAAAAAAAACGAGATATTTTATATGATATCATTATTCGTGATGCTTTGGCATATCAGATTGAAATTATAGATGTTGAAGAAGTTGATCGTCTCAATGTTTATCAGGCAAGTAAAAAAGGAATGCTTGATGCGATTAAACATATCAGTATTCATCCTGACTATGCTTTAAGTGATGCTATGCCTTTAGGTGATGCGATTGAACATCAGGCTATTGTTAAAGGTGATAGTTTGTCTTTAAGTATTGGGGCAGCAAGTATTTTAGCAAAAGTGACACGTGATCGTATTATGAAAGAATATGATTTGATATATCCTGAATATGGTTTTGCTAAGCATAAGGGGTATCCAACGAAACAACATAAAGAAGCATTGAAAACATATGGTGTTACACCAATTCATCGTCGTTCTTTTCAACCTGTTATTGATGTTTTAAATGAACAATTGGTACTTGAACTTTAA
- the ylqF gene encoding ribosome biogenesis GTPase YlqF, protein MAQIQWFPGHMAKAKRQISERMKVIDIVIELVDARAPYSSKNPMINEIVKNKPRLIVLTKKDMADEQITAKWVRYYESLGYQSMSVNLKNFNEYQKIIEKCRKVLKPKMEKELSRGLKPRAIRAMVLGIPNVGKSTFINKLANRKATVTGNRPGVTKAQQMIKVDKDFELFDTPGVLWPKFDNEQVAKNIALLGSIKQTILPLDDLFIEAMKYLTIHYPEVLKQRYQLEIDLDHPDWLLETFDHIAQLRKIKPLKGETDYDRVMALFFSEINDGSIGRITWEEPACVND, encoded by the coding sequence ATGGCACAAATTCAATGGTTTCCTGGCCATATGGCCAAGGCAAAAAGACAAATTAGTGAAAGAATGAAAGTGATTGATATTGTGATTGAATTGGTGGATGCTAGAGCCCCTTATTCATCAAAAAATCCAATGATCAATGAAATTGTTAAAAATAAACCTCGTCTTATTGTTTTAACAAAGAAAGATATGGCTGATGAACAAATAACTGCTAAGTGGGTTCGTTATTATGAATCGTTAGGTTATCAGTCAATGAGTGTGAATTTAAAGAATTTTAATGAGTATCAAAAGATTATTGAAAAATGTCGTAAGGTATTAAAGCCTAAAATGGAAAAAGAATTATCAAGAGGTTTAAAACCACGAGCAATACGCGCGATGGTATTAGGTATTCCTAATGTTGGAAAATCAACATTTATTAATAAATTAGCCAATCGTAAAGCAACAGTCACTGGTAATAGACCTGGAGTGACGAAAGCACAACAGATGATTAAGGTTGATAAAGATTTTGAATTGTTTGATACACCGGGGGTCTTATGGCCAAAATTTGATAATGAACAAGTTGCAAAAAACATTGCTTTATTAGGATCAATTAAACAAACGATTTTACCTTTAGATGATTTGTTTATTGAAGCAATGAAGTATTTAACGATCCATTATCCCGAAGTATTAAAACAGCGTTATCAGTTAGAAATTGATTTGGATCATCCTGACTGGTTATTAGAAACTTTTGATCATATTGCGCAATTACGTAAAATTAAGCCATTAAAGGGTGAAACGGATTATGATCGTGTAATGGCATTGTTTTTTAGTGAAATCAATGATGGAAGTATTGGCAGAATCACTTGGGAGGAGCCAGCATGTGTAAACGATTAG
- the trmD gene encoding tRNA (guanosine(37)-N1)-methyltransferase TrmD: protein MKIDILSLFPEMFEGFLKTSIIKRAIDGEVVDVKVHDFREFADNKHKKVDDYPYGGGQGMVLMCQPIIDCLKTLVTPDSLVILMSPQGQTLKQQMSQKLSQYQHLIFICGHYEGFDERIRDYVDIELSIGDYVLTGGELASMVVCDSVIRLLEGAIREASHADDSFSDGLLEYPQYTRPYEYDGNVVPEVLMSGHHENIRKWRLKQSILKTYHKRPDLLEERQMSEEELEILHEIQKNN from the coding sequence ATGAAAATTGATATTCTCTCATTATTTCCAGAAATGTTTGAGGGATTTTTAAAGACTTCTATTATTAAAAGAGCAATTGATGGAGAAGTTGTCGATGTAAAGGTTCATGATTTTCGTGAATTTGCTGATAATAAACATAAAAAGGTTGATGACTATCCATACGGTGGTGGACAGGGAATGGTTTTAATGTGTCAACCGATTATTGATTGTTTAAAAACACTTGTCACACCAGATTCCTTAGTCATTTTAATGTCACCTCAGGGACAGACACTCAAGCAGCAGATGAGTCAAAAGTTATCTCAATATCAGCACTTGATTTTTATCTGTGGACATTATGAAGGTTTTGATGAGAGAATAAGAGATTATGTAGATATTGAACTATCAATTGGTGATTATGTCTTAACTGGTGGTGAATTAGCAAGCATGGTTGTGTGCGATTCAGTAATTCGATTGTTAGAAGGGGCTATTAGAGAAGCATCACATGCTGATGATTCTTTTAGTGATGGACTTTTAGAATATCCGCAATATACACGTCCTTATGAATACGATGGAAATGTCGTTCCTGAGGTTCTCATGAGTGGTCATCATGAGAATATTCGAAAATGGCGATTAAAGCAATCCATACTGAAAACATATCATAAAAGACCTGATTTGCTTGAAGAACGACAGATGAGTGAAGAAGAATTAGAAATTTTACATGAAATTCAAAAAAACAATTGA
- the rpsP gene encoding 30S ribosomal protein S16, whose amino-acid sequence MAVKIRLKRMGAKKSPFYRIVAADSRMPRDGRFIEQLGTYDPRQNPAVVTIKEEEVLAWLNKGAQPSDTVRNLLSQKGIMKKFAEAKDAAKAKK is encoded by the coding sequence ATGGCTGTAAAAATTAGATTAAAAAGAATGGGTGCTAAAAAATCACCATTTTATAGAATTGTAGCTGCAGATTCAAGAATGCCTAGAGATGGACGTTTCATTGAACAATTAGGAACATATGATCCTAGACAAAATCCTGCAGTTGTAACAATTAAGGAAGAAGAAGTTTTAGCATGGTTAAATAAAGGTGCTCAACCTTCTGATACTGTGAGAAACTTATTAAGCCAAAAAGGAATTATGAAAAAATTCGCTGAAGCTAAAGATGCTGCTAAAGCTAAGAAATAA
- the trmFO gene encoding methylenetetrahydrofolate--tRNA-(uracil(54)-C(5))-methyltransferase (FADH(2)-oxidizing) TrmFO — MEKVNVIGAGLAGVEATYQLVRQGIPVRLYEMRPVKTTDAHKTDYFAELVCSNSLRADGLNNAVGVLKEEMQMNESVIMKFARLHQVPSGGSLAVDRIGFSKAVTEFISSHPLVEVVHQEVTDIPQGPTIIASGPLTSEPLSQAIKDLLQEDYFYFYDAAAPIITKESINFDIAYFKSRYDKGNAEYINCPMDEEQFDRFYEALINAEVVKPKEHEEKFFEGCMPFEEIARRGKQTLLFGPMKPVGLEKDGGKRSHAVVQLRQDNAVGTLYNIVGFQTHLKWGEQERIIHMIPGLENAHIVRYGVMHRNSFICSPRYLKPTYQFVGREDLFFAGQMTGVEGYVESAQSGMVAGMNMARYLLQKDLLVFPRETVMGALAYYITHGSETDFQPMKANFGILPDFPTRIKKKERKQAYATRAIEVMKEFINNE; from the coding sequence ATGGAAAAAGTAAATGTTATAGGTGCAGGGTTGGCAGGAGTAGAAGCAACCTATCAATTGGTTCGTCAAGGGATTCCAGTGCGTTTATATGAAATGAGACCAGTTAAAACAACGGATGCACACAAGACAGATTATTTTGCTGAACTGGTTTGTTCCAATTCATTAAGAGCTGATGGATTAAATAATGCTGTTGGGGTTTTAAAAGAAGAAATGCAAATGAATGAGAGTGTCATTATGAAATTTGCAAGATTACATCAAGTTCCTTCTGGAGGATCATTAGCAGTTGATCGTATTGGGTTTTCAAAAGCCGTTACGGAATTTATTTCTTCTCATCCATTAGTTGAAGTGGTGCATCAGGAAGTGACTGATATTCCTCAAGGACCAACAATTATTGCGTCAGGACCACTGACAAGTGAACCATTATCACAAGCTATTAAAGATTTGTTGCAGGAAGATTATTTTTATTTTTATGATGCAGCTGCTCCTATTATTACAAAAGAGAGTATTAATTTTGATATTGCTTATTTTAAATCAAGATATGATAAAGGCAATGCTGAATATATCAATTGTCCTATGGATGAAGAACAGTTTGATCGTTTTTATGAAGCTTTAATCAATGCTGAGGTTGTCAAGCCTAAAGAACATGAAGAAAAGTTTTTTGAAGGATGTATGCCTTTTGAGGAAATCGCAAGGCGTGGTAAACAAACATTATTGTTTGGGCCAATGAAACCAGTTGGATTAGAAAAAGATGGTGGAAAACGTTCACATGCAGTTGTTCAATTACGTCAAGATAATGCAGTTGGAACACTTTATAATATCGTAGGCTTTCAGACACATTTAAAATGGGGAGAACAAGAACGTATTATCCATATGATTCCTGGATTGGAAAATGCACATATTGTTCGTTATGGAGTCATGCATCGTAATAGTTTTATTTGTTCACCACGTTATTTAAAACCTACATATCAGTTTGTAGGACGTGAAGATTTGTTCTTTGCCGGACAAATGACTGGAGTTGAAGGATATGTAGAATCGGCTCAAAGTGGAATGGTTGCTGGGATGAATATGGCACGTTATCTTTTGCAAAAAGATCTGTTGGTTTTTCCACGTGAAACCGTTATGGGGGCTTTGGCTTATTATATTACCCATGGCAGTGAAACAGATTTTCAGCCAATGAAAGCCAATTTTGGTATTTTACCAGATTTTCCTACTCGTATTAAGAAAAAGGAAAGAAAACAGGCTTATGCAACACGTGCGATTGAAGTGATGAAGGAATTTATCAACAATGAATAA
- the dprA gene encoding DNA-processing protein DprA, whose amino-acid sequence MEELVLYFSLKYAGDFQSIYNALLKKEEVDEVQKYDLKKQLKCQYTTIFSDDYPEALKQINCPPFVLYYYGNLALVKEKLMGVVGMREMSDYGKRATQYFVSGLVNHDYVIVSGMARGVDTVAHHTAMNKGGKTIAVLGTGIEYCYPKENRLLYDELKKSHLVMSEYPFLTSPQKRLFPFRNRIIAGLSEKVMITEARQKSGTMITAGYALEQGKDIYCVPGRFDDFDGCNELIKQGAKLVTNVQDIIEDEDFG is encoded by the coding sequence ATGGAAGAATTAGTATTATATTTTTCGTTAAAGTATGCAGGTGATTTTCAAAGTATTTACAATGCGTTATTAAAAAAGGAAGAGGTTGATGAAGTTCAAAAATATGACCTAAAAAAGCAGTTGAAATGTCAATATACAACGATTTTTAGTGACGATTATCCGGAAGCTTTGAAACAGATTAACTGTCCACCGTTTGTCTTATATTATTATGGTAATTTGGCATTGGTGAAAGAAAAACTTATGGGTGTTGTTGGTATGCGTGAAATGAGCGATTATGGGAAAAGGGCAACTCAGTATTTTGTATCTGGATTAGTCAATCATGATTATGTTATTGTAAGTGGGATGGCTCGAGGTGTTGATACAGTTGCACACCATACAGCTATGAATAAAGGTGGAAAAACAATTGCAGTATTAGGAACAGGGATAGAATATTGTTATCCTAAAGAGAATAGATTATTGTATGATGAACTCAAGAAATCTCATCTTGTCATGAGTGAATATCCGTTTTTGACATCACCCCAGAAAAGATTGTTTCCGTTTCGTAATCGGATTATTGCTGGACTTAGTGAAAAGGTGATGATTACTGAAGCAAGACAAAAAAGTGGGACAATGATTACAGCTGGTTATGCTTTAGAACAAGGAAAAGATATTTATTGTGTGCCAGGCAGATTTGATGACTTTGATGGCTGTAATGAGTTGATTAAACAAGGGGCAAAGTTAGTGACAAATGTGCAGGATATTATAGAAGATGAAGATTTTGGTTGA
- the rimM gene encoding ribosome maturation factor RimM (Essential for efficient processing of 16S rRNA), whose product MEQVIIGKIVNTHGIKGELKVKSSTDFVEERFAKGQHVLIDDHGQMVDMIVATHRFHKGHVLVSFQGFQDINLVEKYKGCTMYAQKDINLLDEGEYYIGDLIGCEVYNQNEWIGKVTDVQLYDHHDILVVEGNQKILIPYVDAFVEHENIEEKRIDVHLIEGFYDEN is encoded by the coding sequence ATGGAACAAGTCATTATTGGAAAAATTGTAAATACACATGGAATTAAAGGTGAATTGAAAGTCAAATCTTCAACTGATTTTGTTGAGGAAAGATTTGCAAAAGGACAACATGTTTTGATTGATGATCATGGTCAGATGGTTGATATGATTGTAGCGACACACCGTTTTCATAAAGGACATGTCTTGGTTAGTTTTCAAGGTTTTCAAGATATTAATTTGGTTGAAAAGTATAAGGGATGTACAATGTATGCTCAAAAAGATATCAATCTCCTTGATGAAGGCGAATATTATATTGGAGATTTAATTGGTTGTGAAGTTTATAACCAAAATGAATGGATTGGTAAAGTGACAGATGTTCAATTATATGATCATCATGATATTTTGGTTGTTGAAGGAAATCAGAAAATTTTGATTCCTTATGTAGATGCTTTTGTTGAACATGAAAATATTGAAGAAAAACGAATTGATGTTCATTTGATTGAGGGTTTTTATGATGAAAATTGA
- the ffh gene encoding signal recognition particle protein — protein MAFESLSERLQESLKKIRGQATLTEDNMDEMLREIRLALLEADVNFQVVKEFIAKTKEKALGQDVLGSLKPGQVVVKIVHDELVELLGTSVSELDLSKSPAVVMMVGLQGSGKTTTSGKIAKLITNKYGKKPLLVAADIYRPAAVDQLKTLGQQLDIPVFEKGTDIRAEDIVKEAMDYAYANHHDVVIVDTAGRLHIDEPLMQELQNIKDIVNPSEILLVVDALTGQDIVNVAQSFNEHLGITGAVLTKLDGDSRGGGALSVRHITHVPIKFIGTGEKLDAIDLFYPDRMADRILGMGDVVSLVEKVQDVYDEKDTMKTFQKMQQGTFGLDDMLDQMHQMRKLGPLSGILKMIPGMPKMPEINDDDTDKKLKMTESIIYSMTKEERRHPDILNAKRKERIAKGCGRSVADINRLLKQFEQSRLMMKQMGNLDPVTGMPTQKPKHNMVINPNRKKERHKKKKKR, from the coding sequence ATGGCTTTTGAATCTCTTTCAGAAAGATTACAAGAGAGTTTAAAGAAAATCAGGGGACAGGCAACGTTAACTGAAGACAATATGGATGAGATGCTTCGTGAAATTAGATTAGCATTACTTGAAGCGGATGTTAACTTCCAGGTTGTCAAAGAATTTATTGCGAAGACAAAAGAAAAAGCTTTAGGGCAAGATGTTTTAGGATCATTAAAACCTGGTCAGGTTGTTGTAAAGATTGTTCATGATGAATTAGTAGAATTATTAGGAACAAGTGTTAGTGAATTAGATTTATCAAAATCTCCAGCTGTTGTGATGATGGTTGGTTTACAGGGTTCTGGGAAAACAACAACTTCAGGAAAAATTGCAAAATTAATAACAAATAAATATGGTAAAAAACCATTGTTAGTTGCAGCGGATATTTATCGTCCAGCTGCGGTTGACCAATTAAAAACATTAGGACAGCAATTAGATATTCCAGTCTTTGAAAAAGGAACAGATATTAGGGCTGAAGACATTGTTAAAGAAGCAATGGATTATGCTTATGCTAATCATCATGATGTGGTGATTGTCGATACAGCTGGTCGTTTACATATTGATGAACCTTTAATGCAAGAATTACAGAATATTAAAGACATTGTGAATCCAAGTGAAATTCTTTTGGTAGTTGATGCATTAACTGGACAGGATATTGTTAATGTTGCCCAATCATTCAACGAACATTTAGGAATTACAGGGGCAGTTTTAACAAAATTAGATGGTGATTCTCGTGGTGGTGGTGCATTATCTGTGCGTCATATCACACATGTTCCAATTAAATTTATTGGGACTGGTGAAAAACTAGATGCTATTGATTTATTCTATCCAGATCGTATGGCAGATCGTATCTTGGGAATGGGAGATGTTGTTTCTTTAGTTGAAAAAGTTCAGGATGTTTATGACGAAAAGGATACGATGAAAACATTCCAAAAGATGCAACAAGGAACTTTTGGACTAGATGATATGCTTGATCAGATGCATCAAATGCGTAAATTAGGACCTTTATCAGGTATCTTAAAAATGATTCCAGGAATGCCTAAAATGCCTGAAATTAATGATGATGATACAGATAAAAAATTAAAAATGACAGAATCAATTATTTATTCAATGACAAAAGAAGAACGTCGTCATCCTGATATATTAAATGCAAAACGTAAAGAAAGAATTGCTAAAGGATGCGGACGTAGTGTTGCTGATATTAATCGTTTATTGAAACAATTTGAACAGTCACGATTAATGATGAAACAAATGGGTAATTTAGATCCAGTAACAGGTATGCCAACACAAAAACCTAAGCACAATATGGTAATCAATCCAAATCGTAAAAAAGAAAGACATAAGAAGAAAAAGAAAAGATAA